A single Hippocampus zosterae strain Florida chromosome 1, ASM2543408v3, whole genome shotgun sequence DNA region contains:
- the LOC127607134 gene encoding platelet-derived growth factor receptor-like protein isoform X2 — protein MTLVNLLGSKWRLVLSALFICIIISELVYCHKDAQEQRRSRGKEAKTGKPKQAKAVKKGPLPVKPKPKVKAPMQAQNLLIQVINRGKFMKVGDTISVHAGDTLELRCRGKPVQWALPSYLEEEDEGRLRIVQHEHYGVLTLINTTGADTGEYTCYPMFCEATDCRKNYDKAIKVFAFFPDPQELFVPSSDYYQVIQLRSNWPTRLPCQVTSPAANVTLHREFPPVEVAVDGTEISFNVKKGFTIHRPRPYHAGALYCVANLGGLRQSSTKYMLIYVNYPMAPPAPVIQASSTSLTAGDNLRVSCTVMGERNVAVEITWEYPGQQIGRPLYTLESINSVGGSAAGQQIQSILLVDEVRDGRSE, from the exons ATGACTTTGGTGAACTTGCTTGGGTCGAAGTGGAGACTGGTGCTGAGTGCTCTTTTTATTTGTATCATAATCTCCGAGTTAG TTTATTGTCATAAAGATGCTCAAGAGCAGAGGAGGAGTCGAGGGAAGGAGGCCAAAACTGGAAAGCCGAAACAGGCCAAAGCAGTAAAGAAAGGGCCCTTGCCTGTaaaacctaaaccaaaggttaaaGCACCAATGCAGGCTCAGAACTTACTCATACAG GTGATAAACAGAGGTAAGTTCATGAAGGTGGGAGACACAATAAGCGTGCACGCTGGAGACACTCTGGAGTTGAGGTGCAGGGGGAAACCTGTGCAGTGGGCCCTGCCATCGtacctggaggaggaggatgaaggcaGGCTCAG GATTGTTCAGCATGAACACTACGGTGTTCTGACACTCATCAACACTACTGGTGCAGACACAGGGGAGTACACATGCTACCCCATGTTCTGTGAGGCTACAGATTGCAGAAAGAACTACGACAAAGCTATCAAAGTCTTTGCTTTCTTTCCTG ACCCGCAGGAGCTGTTTGTCCCATCGTCTGACTACTATCAGGTAATCCAGCTGAGATCCAACTGGCCTACCCGCCTTCCCTGCCAGGTGACATCACCCGCAGCCAATGTAACGCTGCACCGCGAGTTCCCGCCAGTGGAGGTGGCAGTGGATGGGACGGAGATCTCTTTCAACGTGAAGAAAGGTTTCACCATTCATCGACCGCGACCTTATCATGCAGGTGCTTTGTACTGTGTGGCCAACCTGGGCGGCCTAAGGCAGAGCTCCACGAAGTACATGCTCATCTATGTCAACT acCCCATGGCTCCCCCCGCACCAGTCATCCAGGCCAGTTCGACCTCTTTGACTGCTGGTGACAATCTACGTGTCAGCTGCACTGTGATGGGAGAGAGGAATGTGGCAGTAGAGATCACATGGGAGTACCCGGGACAGCAG ATCGGGAGGCCTCTGTATACACTCGAGAGTATCAATTCAGTTGGTGGGAGCGCAGCTGGTCAGCAGATTCAGTCCATTCTCTTGGTGGACGAGGTGAGGGAC
- the LOC127607134 gene encoding platelet-derived growth factor receptor-like protein isoform X1, with amino-acid sequence MTLVNLLGSKWRLVLSALFICIIISELVYCHKDAQEQRRSRGKEAKTGKPKQAKAVKKGPLPVKPKPKVKAPMQAQNLLIQVINRGKFMKVGDTISVHAGDTLELRCRGKPVQWALPSYLEEEDEGRLRIVQHEHYGVLTLINTTGADTGEYTCYPMFCEATDCRKNYDKAIKVFAFFPDPQELFVPSSDYYQVIQLRSNWPTRLPCQVTSPAANVTLHREFPPVEVAVDGTEISFNVKKGFTIHRPRPYHAGALYCVANLGGLRQSSTKYMLIYVNYPMAPPAPVIQASSTSLTAGDNLRVSCTVMGERNVAVEITWEYPGQQIGRPLYTLESINSVGGSAAGQQIQSILLVDEVRDVDQGAYTCTGENLQGSKSVSTTVKVLPKAKPPKP; translated from the exons ATGACTTTGGTGAACTTGCTTGGGTCGAAGTGGAGACTGGTGCTGAGTGCTCTTTTTATTTGTATCATAATCTCCGAGTTAG TTTATTGTCATAAAGATGCTCAAGAGCAGAGGAGGAGTCGAGGGAAGGAGGCCAAAACTGGAAAGCCGAAACAGGCCAAAGCAGTAAAGAAAGGGCCCTTGCCTGTaaaacctaaaccaaaggttaaaGCACCAATGCAGGCTCAGAACTTACTCATACAG GTGATAAACAGAGGTAAGTTCATGAAGGTGGGAGACACAATAAGCGTGCACGCTGGAGACACTCTGGAGTTGAGGTGCAGGGGGAAACCTGTGCAGTGGGCCCTGCCATCGtacctggaggaggaggatgaaggcaGGCTCAG GATTGTTCAGCATGAACACTACGGTGTTCTGACACTCATCAACACTACTGGTGCAGACACAGGGGAGTACACATGCTACCCCATGTTCTGTGAGGCTACAGATTGCAGAAAGAACTACGACAAAGCTATCAAAGTCTTTGCTTTCTTTCCTG ACCCGCAGGAGCTGTTTGTCCCATCGTCTGACTACTATCAGGTAATCCAGCTGAGATCCAACTGGCCTACCCGCCTTCCCTGCCAGGTGACATCACCCGCAGCCAATGTAACGCTGCACCGCGAGTTCCCGCCAGTGGAGGTGGCAGTGGATGGGACGGAGATCTCTTTCAACGTGAAGAAAGGTTTCACCATTCATCGACCGCGACCTTATCATGCAGGTGCTTTGTACTGTGTGGCCAACCTGGGCGGCCTAAGGCAGAGCTCCACGAAGTACATGCTCATCTATGTCAACT acCCCATGGCTCCCCCCGCACCAGTCATCCAGGCCAGTTCGACCTCTTTGACTGCTGGTGACAATCTACGTGTCAGCTGCACTGTGATGGGAGAGAGGAATGTGGCAGTAGAGATCACATGGGAGTACCCGGGACAGCAG ATCGGGAGGCCTCTGTATACACTCGAGAGTATCAATTCAGTTGGTGGGAGCGCAGCTGGTCAGCAGATTCAGTCCATTCTCTTGGTGGACGAGGTGAGGGACGTGGACCAAGGAGCATACACTTGCACTGGTGAGAATCTCCAAGGGTCCAAATCCGTGTCCACCACAGTCAAAGTGCTTCCCAAAGCTAAACCTCCAAAACCATGA